The sequence GATACTAGAGATAAAGCTGAATAAGCTTAAACAATCGGCTTTTGGCCGCGTTCAATCAGCTTCATCAGCACGCTGTCTGCAGATTTACCTGCAACGCCCGCTAGCTTGTCTGAAAGCTTTTTCTTTTGTACGTAGTGAATCGCTAGAACCGTCTTGTCTTTACATGCTGCTACGACTAAATCATCAGAAGTGCTGATCTCATCCACCAGCCCAAGCTCATGCGCTTGTGTACCAAACCAGTGCTCACCTGTTGCTACTTTTTCAAGGTCTAGCGCAGGTCGATGGTCACGAATGAAGTCTTTAAACAAACCATGAGTTTCCTCTAGCTCTTCTTTAAACTTCTCGCGTGCTTTATCACTGTTCTCACCAAACATAGTAAGCGTGCGTTTGTACTCACCTGCCGTTAGCTGTTCGAACTCAATGTCGTGCTTTTTAAGCAGCTTGTTGAAGTTTGGCAGTTGAGCGATAACACCAATAGAACCAACAATAGCAAACGGTGCAGACACGATTTTGTCTGCGATACATGCCATCATGTAACCGCCACTTGCTGCGACTTTGTCTACCGAGATAGTCAGAGGCAGACCTGCCGCTTTGATACGGTCAAGTTGAGAAGACGCCAAACCATAGCCATGAACCATGCCACCGCCAGATTCCAGCTTAAGCAATACTTCGTCACCTTCGCGAGCAACAGCCAGAACCGCGGTTACCTCTTCACGTAAAGAAGCCACTTCTTTAGCATCAATGCTGCCATTAAAATCGAGAACGAATAGGTGTGGTTCACGCTTGCTATCAAGCTCACCCTCTTTCGCTGCTTTCTTCACTTCTTTGCCACGTGATTTTACTTTTTCTTTTTCCGCTTTCTTTTCTGCTTTATCACGTGCTTTGATGAAAGCATCATCATGCAAATGGTGCTCTAGTTGTTCAATCGTTTGTTTGTGGTGCTCAGATAGGTTCGTGATTTCCAGCTCACCTTTAATTGCGCTTGATTTTCCACCCACAGATTTAGCTATCACTAAAATTGCAATGATGGCGATTACAACGGTCGCAATCTTGGCTAAAAACAAGCCGTAGTCCAACAAAAATTCCAATGTCATATCCCCTATTGTATGAATTAGTGTATTGTAAC is a genomic window of Vibrio sp. FE10 containing:
- the sohB gene encoding protease SohB; amino-acid sequence: MEFLLDYGLFLAKIATVVIAIIAILVIAKSVGGKSSAIKGELEITNLSEHHKQTIEQLEHHLHDDAFIKARDKAEKKAEKEKVKSRGKEVKKAAKEGELDSKREPHLFVLDFNGSIDAKEVASLREEVTAVLAVAREGDEVLLKLESGGGMVHGYGLASSQLDRIKAAGLPLTISVDKVAASGGYMMACIADKIVSAPFAIVGSIGVIAQLPNFNKLLKKHDIEFEQLTAGEYKRTLTMFGENSDKAREKFKEELEETHGLFKDFIRDHRPALDLEKVATGEHWFGTQAHELGLVDEISTSDDLVVAACKDKTVLAIHYVQKKKLSDKLAGVAGKSADSVLMKLIERGQKPIV